The stretch of DNA TGTCCTCCTTGTTGATTTCCCCTCTGGATCCCTTCTAGAGGCcagggttctttgttctggagagtATTCTAGTGGCTCTGTGCATCTGGTACTCGATCCGCTTGCGCAAGGTAGAAATACTGgactaggggttgcggcgacggctGGTGCGATAGGTGTAACAAGCATGTAGATCGTACCGGACGCCGTTGTTCGCTTTGGATCCCTTGTGGCGACTGGTTTCTTCTCCACTTTATGGTTGTCTTCTATCATGATATTTAACATGATTTTTACACCACAATCTTGTATTTCCTCCTTCACCTCAAAGTACCTCGGTGGGTAAAATCTTGGTGCAAACAGACAAAAAGAGGTGCGCGGACATGGTAAAATATGACAAACCCTACAACTAAGGTGCAAGATAATAGGTAAAAATAATGCAAAAGTTCGACTCATCAAAAAACCGCTGCAAATTTGCAACGTCCTCCTCAATGCACAGTGCTGAAGAGCCATTACATAAAGCGGAGCCCAAAGGTTGTTTAACTACTATCGAGTGAGGACAATCCAAATGAAACAGTGAATAGGTAAACACTTGTGACATCCCTTCGCCAAAGCGTGGAACCTTTACCAAATCGAGCATGCCTTACTTTCCGGTAGCGAAGCACATCTCCTACATTTATGACCACACAACTAGCCCTGCCAAGGAAATGATGAATCCTTATTGTCTGTCTCAAAACCATCATTGCATTTTTTTTCGATGAAAAGCGAGATCTTAATCGAATCAAGCTAGCGTAACCTTTACCGAATCGAGCATGCCTTACTTACTGCTAGGAATCAAGCTAGCATAGCACATCTCCTACATTTATGACCACACAACTAGCCTTGCCAAGGAAACGATGATCCTTATTGTCTGGCTAAAAACCATTGTTGCATTTTTTCGATGAAAGGCAAGATCTTAATCGAATCAAGCTGGCCTTACTCGCGACCAGCATAGCACATCTCCTACAATTATAACAGCACAACTAGCCCCCCCCCCCAAACGAAACGATGGATCGTTATTGTCTGGCTTGAAACAACTATTGCATCTTCCGATAAAAANNNNNNNNNNNNNNNNNNNNNNNNNNNNNNNNNNNNNNNNNNNNNNNNNNNNNNNNNNNNNNNNNNNNNNNNNNNNNNNNNNNNNNNNNNNNNNNNNNNNNNNNNNNNNNNNNNNNNNNNNNNNNNNNNNNNNNNNNNNNNNNNTGAGATCTTCATCCAATCAAGCTGATCTTACTTGCGGCCATCATACACATCTCCTACATTTATAACGACACAACTAGCCCTGCCAAGGAAACGATGGATCCTTATTGTCTGGCTCGAAAAAACCGTTGCTTCTCGATGAAAAAGCAAGATCTTAATCGAATCAAGTTGGCCTTACTTGCGGTTAACTTAGCACATCTCCTACAATTATAATGACACAATTAGCTCTGCCAATGAAATGATGGATCCTTATTGTCTGGCTCGAAACAACCGTTGCATCTTTCTGATGAAAAGAAAGATTTTCATTGAATCAAGCTGGCCTTACTTGCGGCCAGCATAGCACATCTCCTACATTTATAATGACACAACTAGCCCTATCAAAGAAATGATGGGTccttattgtctagctcaaaacaaCTGTTGCATGATTTCGATGAAAAATGAGCTCTTCATCGAAACAAGTTGGTCTTACTTGCGGCCATCGTAGCATAACTCCTACATTTATGACAGTGTCATCAACGCCCCCCTCCTTGATGCACCTTACCGAAGAACCATATCATAAAGCTAACATAACTGAAAGAAAAAGATAGACAAACACACGTTATACCTTTTGGACAAAAAAGTGAAATCTTTATCGAATCAAGCGAGCCTTACTTACGACCAGCATGGCATAACTCATAGAGTTATGACGACACAACTAAGAACATGGTGGATTCTTATTGTCCGCCTTGTAGTAAGCGTTAAAACCTTTTCGACCATACGTGAGATATCCGCCCAATCAAGCTGGCCTTACTGGCCTTACTGGCGGCCAACGTATCACAACCCCTACATTTATAATGATACAGCTAATCCTGCCAACCCCTACATTTTTAAATTGTCTGGCTGGAAACAATTGTTGCATCTTTTCGATGAAAACGAGATCTTCATCGAATCAAGCTGGCCTTACTTGCGACCACCATAGGATAACCCATACATTTATTATGatgtcatcaccaacgtcatcctcCTTGATGCACCTTATGGAAGTACCGTACCATCAAGCTAACATAGAAGATCTTTAGTGACAACAAGCGCAAGAAAAAGGTAGACAAACACATATTATACCTTTTCAACAACAAAAATATGAAATCTTTATCGAATCAAGCGAGCCTTACTTACGGCCAGCATGGCACAACTCATACATTTACGATACAACCAAGAACACGATGGATTCTTACTGCCCGCCTCGTAGTAAGTGTTACAATCTTTTCAGCCACACGTAAGATCTCTGTCCAATCAAGCTGGCCTTACTGGCGACCAGCTTATCACAACCCCTACATTTACGACGATACAGCTAGCCCTGCCAAGGATACATGGCGGATTCTTACCGTTCGCCTCGTAGCAAGCGTTACAACCTCTTCGACGGCACGTGAGATCTCCGCGCAATTAAACTGGCCTTACTGGCGACCAACGTAGCACAACCCCACATTTATGACGATACAGCTAACCCTAGCAAGGATACACGATGGATTCATACCATCAGCCTCGGGAATCGGACTAGAAATCTACACGCAATCAACTGTTTGCACTACCTAGCCAGTAAGAACTTTTATATTTCCCTACAAACAAAAAAGAAGTTTTATATTTTTTGCTCAAGTAACATTTGTCCAAAACTCGTGAATGAATAAGCTTGCACGCGGGATTAGCCATGAAATTAATTATGGGGCGGGCGTGATGATGGCTGCCGGGGCCGGGCAGGAGCGGGCGGTAATAAAGAAGGAAATGATGCGCGCGCACACCGTGTCCACCCccacccaccccaccccacccaccgttctctctctccctcttcttctccctcgGCGAGCAGAGGGTGGGAGACCAGGCTAAGCGGAGGCATCCCAGCGATTCGGCGCGGAGACCGCTTCCTCGGCCGCACCCCCGNNNNNNNNNNNNNNNNNNNNNNNNNNNNNNNNNNNNNNNNNNNNNNNNNNNNNNNNNNNNNNNNNNNNNNNNNNNNNNNNNNNNNNNNNNNNNNNNNNNNNNNNNNNNNNNNNNNNNNNNNNNNNNNNNNNNNNNNNNNNNNNNNNNNNNNNNNNNNNNNNNNNNNNNNNNNNNNNNNNNNNNNNNNNNNNNNNNNNNNNNNNNNNNNNNNNNNNNNNNNNNNNNNNNNNNNNNNNNNNNNNNNNNNNNNNNNNNNNNNNNNNNNNNNNNNNNNNNNNNNNNNNNNNNNNNNNNNNNNNNNNNNNNNNNNNNNNNNNNNNNNNNNNNTCTTCTTcttcccccctcccctcccctgtcTCGCCCGCAGCTTCACCGGCAGCGAGGGAAAGAGGGAGGATGAGCGCGTCCAGGTTCATAAAGTGCGTCACCGTGGGGGACGGCGCCGTCGGCAAGACTTGCATGCTCATCTCCTACACCTCCAACACCTTCCCCACCGTACGTCCCTCCCTCTCTTCCTTTATTTCTTTTCTTACTTGTAGTTCTTGGGTAATGCCAGGTtgcttcttgttcttgttcttgtagAGGCGGACAAATGTTGCTGCTTGCGCCTTTTATGCGGATTGGTTGATTGATTCTTTGTGTGCGTGTGTTCCTAATTAGGGGGTGGGGGAAGCAGAGGCTGGTTCTTGATCTAGATTTGGGTGGCGTTTCTGCGCTCGATTCGCCCCCCGGCGGCTCCTAATTTGGGCACAATGCGGTCGCCAATTTCGATCTTTTCTCGTCTAGGGTTGCCAGTTTCTTTTAGCGAAATGGGGATCTTTGCGGCTGATACTTCAAAATCAGCCCCAAATTAGGATTTATTCTGTACGGGAAATTTTCGCTGTCGATTTCGTTACCATTTAGTAGGAACAGCAACATTGCAGGGGGGGAAAAGATAGTATAGGGAGATTTCGTCGGCTCGTGATTTCGTACCAAATTGGCTCCACTCCCCAGCCGGCAATGTGGGGGCTGCGGATCCGTTTCAAACAGCCGGAGATCGCTTTCCAGCCTTTCCTTTTAGCCGAGTAGCGGAGTAGTACCCTACCTCGACCACTCACACCTTCCGTATGGTTGGTGGGTGCCATTCTTTGTTTCTTTCACGCAAATCCACACACCAATTGCAGCACCCACCTTTTCACGCATGCTTCGTTTTCAAACGAAAGATTTCTTTTTACTCTCTCCCTtgaggaaagaaagaaagaaaccttCGAGACAAGACAAGATAATACCACCACCCATGATGGGGTTACTCTGCTTTGGGAGGGTAGATTAGCTTGGAGCCCTGAGTCATGGTGACCACGTAGTGGTGGTAGCAGCTGCAGTAGAATATCCAGTTGGACCACCCACCTACATGGGGTCTGGTGTTTGTGCCATCTTGGTATGCTTATCTTCAGGCATGGCTACATGAGTGGAAGAATTTAATTCACCTCGCTGTCGTCCGTCCGGCGGCCATGTGGCTGGTTCTAGAACATGAAAGAAAGAATTTGGCTGCACTTGTTGTTAATTCACTCCGACGGCCATGTGGCTGTTTCTTGAATTTGGAAAAAGGAATTTGGCTGCACTTGCTGTTTATCTTACTACTGCTGTTCTTCTTGGCAGGACTATGTGCCAACGGTGTTTGACAACTTCAGTGCTAATGTTGTGGTTGATGGCAACACTGTCAACCTCGGGCTATGGGATACTGCAGGTAACTGGCTCTTCTTTCTGTCTTGGTTTGCTGATGGTTACACGTTTGTTCTGTCTGCTTGGTTTGTTTCTGGTGCCGAGTTGTAAAAGCTCAATCTTTTGGACTACAACAGGTCAGGAGGACTACAACAGACTGAGACCGCTGAGTTATCGTGGAGCTGATGTCTTCCTTCTGGCCTTCTCACTTATCAGCAAGGCCAGCTATGAGAATGTTTCAAAGAAGGTAACAGTCTGATCCTTATTATCTCTTATATGCAAATAAATTTGTTCTGCACATTGCTGGTCCAGAAGTTCATTTCACGATCATTTCTGTGGTCACCCTCATGAGTTATCCAATCACATTATTATGTTTTTGGCATGTATGTCATGTTTGATGAGTGTTTTTTTTCCTTCAGTGAGAAATTATTCCATGCTAGAAATAGGCTTTAATGCACTCTTGAATGGTTTTTCCAGTAGTCTCCTATTCATCAGAGATGATATAGTTAACCCTAATTTCTGTTCCTTGGTCATTATCTTGACTTATGTTAATTTGTTCTCATTATTTTTATGGTTATACATATATGCTCAACCTATGCATTTCCTGAACCTGAATTCCGTTTTTGTTTCAGTGGATACCTGAGCTGAAGCATTATGCACCAGGTGTGCCTATTATCCTCGTGGGAACAAAGCTTGGTAAGAACGTCACATGGCTACATTGTTTTCAGAAATCTGACATCCTGTTGTGTTTACGACGGAAGTGACGTTGGGTTTCTAGGCACATAGGTCTTTGTAAAGTTATTCACAGTAACGTGCAATGGGAGCCACACACTACAAGTGAAAGCAGGGGATGCTATCCAGATGAAAATAAATGAGGAAAAAACCCTTGAATCTAAGCTTCTGTGAACCTCATAGTATTTCACCACTGCTTTCTGTGCTTGAGAATATTGGCAtacacctagatgaattgttggctGTTTAGTTCTTCGTGCTTGCGTTCTTTACCCTTGAACCTTTGATGGTTTAGACTGTCAGTTGTATTCCATTTTCACTTTGTACATTGCCCTGGCAGATCTTCGAGATGACAAGCAGTTCTTTGTGGACCATCCTGGTGCTGTTCCTATCACTACTGCTCAGGTATGGATGCATTACATCATGACTTGATCTTTTTTTCCTTGACTTTTTGTCTTTCTTGCTCTTTCCCTTGAAGGAGGCAATGTTGTGTTACTAACTTCAGATGCCAAATTCTGTAGGGGGAGGAACTAAAAAAGTTAATAGGCGCACCCTACTACATCGAATGCAGCTCGAAGACCCAACTAGTATAGCTATCTTCTTACATGTTTGCTTATTGCATAATGCAATGTGAGATGCTGACAGAGTTTGTTTTTCTGGTCCTTGTCGATTTTCAGAATGTCAAGGGTGTATTTGATGCGGCAATAAAGGTGGTACTTGCGCCACCAAaggcgaagaagaagaaaaaggcgcAGAGGGGGGCTTGCTCCATCTTGTGATCTAATCATCGGTAGACAAAGAACAAGGGCGAAGTTGCCGCCATGCTATATTATTGTTACGTCTTGCTTCAGCGGAGCTGCACTCTCATGGTCGTCGTCCCTCCCCCTACCCCACCCTAGGTTACCCACCGGCAGCTGCAGCAAGGTCTCTTTGTCGAGGCATCGGGCGATCCATTTGTttgatttctcttcttcctgccttGTGATTATCTCGTGTGACTGACAAGTCGTGGCAATTTAGGTAACTTGCTTAGTAGACGGTATTTCCCGTGTTTGAGACCCCGTAAAAAAAAAAGTATCTCGTTGTTATCTCGGTTCCATAAGTAGAGACATGATGTAATCGCACTCAGTTTATTCTATTTTTGCTTGTTATTTTCACTTCAATGGAAAATTATGTTTCCTTTCTTGTTATGGCCTGCCTGTATGCCTGCATTTAGATGCATCCTATCCTATGAATTGTGATTCGGTTTTGTTTCGCCGGCGTACGATTGCTGGCAAATTGAGCATGTGCGGTGCTTTGACCTGCCTGTTTTGATACTCACAGCTAGCACTTGTGGGTTGTGGCATATAATTGGAGATCATGGAGAGCATGTTGGCAGCAGGGTATGTTTTGTATGATATTGGTGTGGTATGTGCTGCAATAGGATATTGTTTATATGTATCTGGCTGGGTACAATATCTGCCAGTCAGACAGGCCACTACTTCTATTTATTTTAAAACTTGGATACACATGCCATTGTGTGTCAATGGGGTACTAAATCTTTTGGGTGGATACGGTCTTTGTTGGCTACCACTTGCCAGAAGCATTGCAACGCCGCCTGTCTGAATCAATTCAGAAGATGGCCAGCCAACTGAATTTGTCTGGCGCTGTAACTCAAACAGAATTATTGCTTTAGAACGATTGATTATTTGTGGCTGTGTCTCAATCAGTTGGGTCAAGGAGGAGGGCGAACTAGAGTTACAATTTAATTTTATTGGAAAACGTTCTATTTCACCAGACTGATTTTCTGTGCTGCATGAACCGCCTTGATCGCACCTCACTCATTCCTGGCGGCTATGGCAAACTCACCCCTCGAGGCTCTGTTGGTGAGCCCGTGGATTTGCCTCACCTCTGCTTGCGGCCTCGGCTGCCGATGACGGGGATGAGAATTCTGGTGCCCCTGCTCCGATTAGTAGTTTAGGTTAAGATTTTGCAGTCCTTGCAGGTGCGGCGCTCTTCCAGATTTCGATCCTCTTTGAGTTCGTCCTTGTGGATGTAGTCCACAAACCTTTGGTGTAGATTCATGTCGTCTTCTTGAGGCAGTGAGGTTAGAATTTCTCGTCGTGTGGCGATATTTGCTGCAGGCGCTTTAGATCTATTCAATGATTCAATGGCAACGTCTGTGGCTCTAGGGCGTTGGTCCTTaagggcacgtgcacgaagacttctcGGCTCGACAAAGTCAAGCCGGCTCTGGTAGGGAGCAGCAACATCGGCTCGTTCTGATGACGGTAGTGGTCGTTTGGTGGTCTCACAATACCAATATAATTTTTAGTATGTTTGGGATGCTTTGTATATCCGGTGAACTTTGATAATAGATCCGAATCATTTTCCCCCCAAAAAACCCAGCCTCAATCGCATGAGGCACATCGGGCTCCACACCGCTTTTCTTATCCCTACCGAAGTTTTTCATCCTCACATCGTTTTCGTCCATGATCTAATCCTCTCTGTGCTCTCTTTCTCTCCCCCCCTCCATTCACCTCCTTCACCAGCAGAAGCAGAGCCTCCCATGCCACCGCCGCCAGTAATGAACCCCTTCTATCTGGCCAACACCTACTGCTGCCCACACAGCTACAACCCATGGTCGCACATCACCGACCACCCCGCTGCTACTTCTGCAGGGGCATGCACCGCTGCTTTCGAGGTGACGCTGCTAATAAGTGATGTCCGCACCGCCTCTTGAGGATGTGGCACTGCTGCAAAGGAGAGGTCGCCGATGACTGGGGGAGACCACGAGGCAGCAGAGATGCCATAAGCAAGGTGGTGTCGCGAACCGACAGCCACCGCTATGACCCAACGCATATCACTGACGGCATGGGATGCTGCAATGTAACATGTGATATCACGTCCCCGTGGATCTCACTGGTATAGGGAGTTGCACTGCAACACACGTGGTGCTGCTGCGACCCGCATATCTCGTCAGCGGCGAAAGTTGTAATGCAATATGCATGGTACTTCCGAGCAAAGGCGGAGCTGCAATGCAACATGGGTGGTGCTACAACCGATGGATCCTGTCAGCGGCGGAGCTGCAATGCAACCGGGGTGTGGTGCCCTGACCCGCTGATCTCGTCGGCGGGGCAAGCTTCAATGCAACAGACTAGTTTTTGCTATGGGGGAGATGAGGCACTGATCTCGCCGGTCGTCATCTGTTGCAAGGCGTCGATGCTACCTGGCCGGTGCGGCAGCACGAGGCTGAGGGCGACGAGTGATGGAGGGGTGCTACGATGCAGAAACGACATGGTCAATTTCTGCTAGGTTGCCCACTTGGCCCATCTGTCAAATCGGACGACAACGCCTCATCCAACGGCTCGCGAGGCGGTTTACAATTAGCTCGCGTCAAATTTTTGTTAGTATCTAATTGGACATAAGCTAGATTAAGGTGTGTTTAGGGCACATTTaaatgtgctctagttattgcacatctaaataaGTGAATCAAGTATGaagaggaaaagaaaaaaataaatgtccACACGAATCTCAACATAAGATTagtgacataggacttagatgtgcaatatttATGGCACATCTAAATGTGTTTTAGCAAAACTGGCTAGATTAAAcacgcactccctccgttccaaaataaatgtcCTAACCTTATTATAACTTTATATTAAAGTtggtacaaagttaagacacttattttgggacggagggtgtACTATTGTATAGATAAAGAGTCGGCCATTTTGTAGGCGCGTTTCAGAGGTGGAACATTTCGTTTCTTACTAATGTTGTCCCTAGAAAGAAGAAATACTCGGCTTTCCTTTGGGCGAGATTTTTCTCGAATAAATAGATATACAACCACTAATATTTCTAGCATGAGAACAGAAAATAAGGAtggggaaaaataaaataaaaaagaaacgacGCCTGAGAGATTCGAACTCTCGCGGGGAAACCCCATGTACTTAGCAGGCACACGCCTTAACCACTCGGCCAAAGCGTCGGATGTGTCACTTCACTGACTCCACGTTATATATTCAGTTCTACCAAGGCCCATCTTAAGGCCTTAGACTCCATGAGCCATATAAGGGGACGTAACTAAGAGAGCAGCTTCGGCCTGCATTGCCCATAGGCCATAGAAGATGAGCGCGGCCCGCTCATCTTTTTCTGCCTG from Triticum dicoccoides isolate Atlit2015 ecotype Zavitan chromosome 6A, WEW_v2.0, whole genome shotgun sequence encodes:
- the LOC119314547 gene encoding rac-like GTP-binding protein 6; the encoded protein is MSASRFIKCVTVGDGAVGKTCMLISYTSNTFPTDYVPTVFDNFSANVVVDGNTVNLGLWDTAGQEDYNRLRPLSYRGADVFLLAFSLISKASYENVSKKWIPELKHYAPGVPIILVGTKLDLRDDKQFFVDHPGAVPITTAQGEELKKLIGAPYYIECSSKTQLNVKGVFDAAIKVVLAPPKAKKKKKAQRGACSIL